One part of the Anopheles merus strain MAF chromosome 3L, AmerM5.1, whole genome shotgun sequence genome encodes these proteins:
- the LOC121598249 gene encoding delta-like protein 1 has protein sequence MSHNHYYRIIVVGALLQLIALVSPSGAVRYVPKWKKQACELPTPQNEYSHYVCDDNGDVKCLPGWTGDLCDVPICKKGCDPLQGYCKRPGECRCKLGFYGENCNRCIPLPGCQHGGCQVSFECVCHKGWDGIFCSEPICRSDCHPSRGYCEAPGECRCRLGWAGPTCRDCQVLPGCMHGTCSKPLECKCLPGWTGILCQTPICAANCSREHGYCRRPGECRCKVGWMGQECNKCHPYPGCVNGDCRRPWECNCKPGWGGMLCDEELNYCEQNPDTCQNGGKCKSVIKDDGHYRCECPSGYKGRNCEILPPSMMTSTTSSSTTEQPSTTMMADVSSELSTIGLENLETYRNSSSTGEDYLADEYSSEDLDNEA, from the exons GCCTGCGAGCTGCCAACGCCCCAGAACGAGTACTCCCACTACGTGTGCGATGACAACGGGGACGTAAAGTGTTTGCCGGGCTGGACGGGCGACCTGTGCGATGTGCCGATCTGCAAGAAGGGTTGCGATCCGCTCCAGGGCTACTGCAAACGCCCCGGCGAGTGTCGCTGCAAGCTTGGCTTTTACGGGGAAAACTGTAACCGATGTATCCCGCTGCCCGGGTGCCAGCACGGCGGCTGCCAGGTGTCGTTCGAGTGCGTCTGCCACAAGGGCTGGGATGGAATCTTCTGCTCGGAAC CAATTTGCCGTTCCGACTGCCATCCGTCCCGTGGGTACTGTGAAGCGCCCGGCGAGTGCCGTTGTCGGTTGGGCTGGGCCGGGCCGACCTGTCGCGACTGCCAGGTGCTGCCCGGGTGCATGCACGGTACCTGCTCCAAGCCGCTGGAATGCAAATGTCTTCCGGGATGGACGGGCATCCTGTGCCAGACGC CGATTTGTGCCGCCAACTGTAGCCGCGAGCATGGATACTGCCGCCGACCGGGAGAGTGCCGCTGTAAGGTGGGCTGGATGGGCCAGGAGTGCAACAAGTGTCACCCGTACCCGGGCTGCGTCAACGGTGACTGTCGCCGACCGTGGGAATGTAACTGCAAACCGGGCTGGGGTGGAATGCTCTGTGATGAGG AGCTTAATTATTGTGAGCAAAATCCCGACACCTGCCAGAACGGAGGCAAGTGTAAATCGGTCATCAAGGACGATGGCCACTATCGGTGTGAGTGTCCGTCCGGGTACAAGGGACGCAACTGCGAGATTCTTCCACCCTCCATGATGACGTCAACGACGAGCAGTAGCACCACGGAGCAACCGTCCACTACGATGATGGCCGACGTATCCTCCGAGCTGTCCACGATCGGTCTCGAGAATTTAGAAACGTACCGGAACAGTTCGTCCACGGGGGAGGACTACCTAGCCGATGAGTACAGCTCGGAGGATCTGGACAACGAAGCCTAA
- the LOC121598251 gene encoding protein lethal(2)k10201 has product MEYTAKETVLSLLQRYADGPRRKDDEFFREGNFYLKPFAKLGVLSKFPFDDTEPEDDGIEISCNVPDCNFFCHSVKDYEAHYNAQHRYTCGQCKKSLPNAHLLDLHLSETHDSYFAAQVQSASRAMYACFLEECKHRSKDPAERRDHCIREHRFPHNFRFDMQQRASQPNKSDKQPKATVAMETESAAGSMTSPLTEEPSQPIAPKCRKNFSFGHPQQRTFKTKAKATGGTAKPSAAKCDILESNQMVIDLLDSLPQE; this is encoded by the exons ATGGAGTACACTGCTAAAGAAACGGTGCTAAGTCTGCTGCAGCGCTACGCTGACGGACCCCGAAGGAAGGATGATGAGTTCTTTCGGGAGGGAAACTTTTACCTCAAGCCATTTGCAAAGCTGGGAGTGTTGAGCAAATTTCCTTTCGATGACACGGAACCCGAAGATGACGGCAT CGAGATCAGCTGCAACGTGCCGGATTGTAACTTTTTCTGCCATTCGGTCAAGGATTATGAGGCTCACTACAACGCCCAGCATCGGTATACGTGCGGCCAGTGCAAAAAGTCGCTCCCGAATGCTCACCTGCTCGATCTGCACCTGTCGGAAACGCACGACTCCTACTTTGCCGCACAGGTCCAATCGGCAAGCCGTGCAAtg tacGCTTGCTTTTTAGAAGAATGTAAACACCGCAGCAAAGATCCGGCCGAGCGCCGAGATCACTGCATCCGGGAGCACCGGTTCCCGCACAACTTCCGGTTCGATATGCAACAACGCGCCAGCCAACCGAACAAATCAGACAAACAGCCGAAAGCGACAGTCGCGATGGAGACGGAAAGTGCTGCCGGCAGCATGACGTCACCGCTCACCGAAGAGCCGTCGCAACCGATCGCACCAAAGTGTAGGAAAAATTTCTCCTTCGGCCATCCGCAGCAGCGTACGTTCAAAACGAAAGCGAAAGCGACCGGTGGCACTGCTAAACCGAGCGCCGCCAAGTGTGATATACTGGAAAGCAACCAAATGGTGATCGATCTGCTGGATAGCCTTCCGCAGGAATAA